In the Drosophila willistoni isolate 14030-0811.24 chromosome 3R, UCI_dwil_1.1, whole genome shotgun sequence genome, ATCTAATATAGTTAATATTGGTGTATTAATACTTTaatgtatgtaaattataCTAGTTTGAATCACAGAAACTTATTAGGGAAACTTGATATGATTGAATACTCAAATCAACACTCTTATAAAAGAATTAATGGTAATCGTAGTCATTTGGATATCTTATCTAATGTATCAAATTAGCATTCTACCTATACAACCAGCCAATTAATTAACCAATAAGAATGTATCTATTGACCCATATAAACAGCTGCTGATTAAGATCAACAAACATTAGAGAACAATAATTTGACAAAATGCTTGGACACAATATGATAGACAAATCAAGAGAAATGAATGAGTAATTGACTCGTTTTCTATTAAGGACAATAAAACTAGATGAATCTTTTAAGCTGAAGGATTTGCGAAAACATTTTGACTGAATCCTCTAGAATAGAAACACtcttaattatttaaaaaccaaataataGCCACATAATAACTTTTCAGAGAAATATTTGACTACAAATCTCTTAAGAACTTTTCAATTGTTAAGCTCTTTAATGAAAACACACTATTTCAAAGCTTTTATAGTTCAATTCATTTTCTATTACATTGCCAAGTTAACTATAAAACGATCTTCTAGTTAGGTTCAATCGGTATGCTATGAGCCATGATGTTCAACTTTTAATGAACTTACCAAGCAATTTAACAAATTCTCAAAAATCGGAAAGAGGACAGAACAGATGCTTCCGCCAACCCTTGTCAGTTTTAATTCTTAAATGCTAAGGCctgattttattttggttatttttgcACAACGAATAAATTGAACGCTTATTGAAATTGACAAGGCAAAGCTTTAGGCAAATTGATTGGCTTTGCTTTGGCATTTGATATAAACCAAAGTCATTTTTCACctgcacacacaaacacactaaACAGGAAAACGTAATCAAAGTTCTGCCCGGCAATAAAACGTGAGATTGTTTAAATTGCAACAAAatactaaaacaaaaagccaaaaacaaaaaagaataaaaagagacagagtaaAAAAGCCAACGCACTTTGGGGAGCTATTATGAAACGAAAGCCCAGCAACAATGGCAGTCGCTTGAGTCGAGTCAAGCAGCCTGCAGGGCGCTTATCCTTCTCTATATACATGTggttacatatatacatttgtgtgtgtgtgtgtgtggtgctCCACTGCATAATCGCCGGGTCGAGGGCTTCATCTGTCTGTGCCGCGTGATAAGGCTAAACTGCAACAAAGACtacaaaaaatgtatataaggATTTAAGCCAATATCAATTGAGGTTAAGCATTTTAATGGTTTAATGAACCATTCACAGTAAGcagtatttaatttattatttgctTGGTCAATAGCAGCTCCTTGGTTGGCACGAAAGCATTCATTAGGGGTCTCCCTAATGGCATAAGACGTgcttgggtttttttttagattttttttctaatcATTTTGACCCtcattgttgaaaaaatttaaaattagattttaaagatggcagtTCTCTCTGTTGAGACTCACATTTTGTTGGTCATTCACTTGTTTTAAATGGATATTGATgattgtttattttaatagGCTTTCTCAACAATTTGTCGCTATTCATGGGGCCTAAGAAACCATTTAATTGATAATCAATTTACCCCATAGTAAGTAAGTCTAGGGTAAGATGGAGTCGGTAACCTTAATACAAACCGCAATTTCTTGTAGCTatactataaaaataaaagcgaCTACAGTTTGCGCACGTCTCATTAAACCCAAATGTCGCGCATTGCGTTTTTTACTTGGTCGCACAAGTGTCCTAAGAAaaccacatacacacactcacacacacacatacactagCAGTCAcgacatatgtatataggtatGTAATGTAACTCGCACGTGATGCTGCTTAAATGTTCCGTTTTGGTCAAGGACCGACCAACTGCTCTTCCAAACTGCCTGCCTAATAATCACAGCCTTGACATgcacaacacacaaacacgcacatatcctttttcttttttttgctttttatgtcCTTCTGTTGCCACACAGACTCTGTCCCCATGGGCTGTGatgcatttaaaataattttgacaaAAAAGGAAGATAAATGAACTAACATCCTGTGCTTCGTTTCGGTCTAACCATAAATCTCTTGTGCTAAAtgcatttgaaaaatatttatttacgaTCCTTTGGAGGCAAGAAGCAATGGTCATAAAAATGCTGTAAGGACTTAATTGGCGCTGAGTTGGAAGAGTCATTATATAATGTTTATATAGCAGTTTTTGCAATTAGTGTTTCATTAGCTTGGACCCCAAGTCTCAAGtgaattttcttcttctctctaCTCTCACTTTGGCTTTGCCTGCTTCTTAGGATGTTTCTTCAATTTACGCTAAGTAAAGTCAAATGTTTGCTTAGACCAAGAACCCAATTTCATTATACAAATGCTTTTCGGCTGGCTCAATGTGTTGGAATAAACAGATtcgtatgtaaatatgtatgaaCAAATCCACCAGCTTCTTGCCACAACTCTGCATATGGGATggggggagggggagggggaggTAGCAGCAAAACAAGTTGCTAGATGATGAAGCTAGCTAaaagttaaaataaacttttatccttttttctctttttttttattttgttttgtttctttgttgttgcccATTCAGATTATAGTCTTTTCTTTCATGTTATATTTATTCGTTTTGTGCCTTGTTTAATAGGAATTTGCATCTAGCTCAATTTAAATAATCATTTTTATCTAGAATACAATATGCAGCTTGATAAGCACATGGGAAAACATGGCAAATCAAATTATTTGccataaaaatggaaaagcaaTTGCCCGCACGAGAAGCattaaaataaatgcaaaGCCAAAGAGCGTAGAATTTTGTTACAGACACCAAAATACATATCTATTAAACCAGTTAAGCAACAACGACTTAACAATACCCTGTACCAAGTACCCACTTAATGATGAGAGGCACTAAATTCTCTTAACTTACCTTTCCTTTTGACTATCTTAGGAACAAATGATCAGAAATGATtcgaaataaatattataaattattctATTCTAGTTATTACTTCTTTTTCGGCTCTTCAGGCACCCTGAATATCCTTATAAAATTTGAAACCAATCTTCGGAAATTGAAATACCGTGCTTTTATCTGTGTATTAATGGATCGCACTCAATCTGTGGTGTATTCTTCGATATCTCAGATATATTTTTGAAGCCtagattattaattttaaactgAAAAGTTATCCTCATTAATAGAAAAGTCATGTTTGGAAACGagttcaaaaaaatattagcAAAATGTTAACTTCATATGGCtctaattcaattttttgaaaaattcttgtttttcttAACATTTAAGTCTCTAAAATTATGCTTTTGCCAATTTTGGAACCAATTTTTCTTTACATTTCAAAAAGTGCTTCattacaataaaaataagatattCCTTCTTGAAATCAGCAgcataacaaaaatttatagtgACAAATTCTCAAAAACCTCTAATTTTGGATATCTGTACCTAATTAATTTTGTAGTTTTAATCCATTGTAAAATTCTCTATTttatataacaaacaaaagatcGATTTGTTTATACACTTAGCATATGTAGATTCTGACAAATTGAATATACTCTTTCCCATTATAGAGTGCGGGAAAAAAGTGCTACAAGTAAAGCCAATCAGAATCTGAATTTATGACGCTATCATAAACTCTTGAGTTCAGTTCTACTTTTATTAACATGACCTTTGAGCAtaagtgtgcgtgtgtgtgtgtgtgtgtgtgtgtgtgtttgcagtTGCTAGTTGAAGATTTGTGCGCACCAAGTGGCATGTGGCAAGTGGCTGGCTAGTGACAAGGATGACAAAGTTAAGACCGGGCAGGATATTGTTTTCATAagaactacatatgtatgtatgtatgtacggacatatgaatgtgtgtgtgggtgtgtgtgtatattatatagcATGTTGCAGATGTTGCTAAAATGTCAGCATGCCACATATCGTACATCTTTGCTACAGACAGACGACACCCCACGCTTTCTTGACTCTTGTTACTTGGCAACCAAAATAAATGTCATGGTCAATTTCATAAGCAAAGATAGAAGAAacaagcaaagaaaaaaagctACCAAGAATTGAAGATTTTTTTGTGGCCAGTTGGGGGGATGCTGTCCGTGTATGCCATTTGATTTCATTATCCttgtagcagcagcagcagcaacaaactAGAGCACAAATTGCATTTTTCATTGAATTCATTTCGTTGCCATTCCATTTTGATTACGACttgaaaaacttaattaaTCAATTAAGTGTCtaatctaaatatatatatatatatatataactatattctttttgtattctttcttcttctcttttaCGTAAATTCTTTAACTCTTGAtaccaatatacatatacatattgaaCTTTTCAACTCAATTTTATCTGTATAAATGTAAAGTTTGCATACTGCACGGATATTGTAAGTCTCAGTGATGGGTCTAAGCCGCAGGATGAAGATGTTAAATTTGAACTCTTAATCATTGTTGATCGACAACAACATTGATAATAATCGAATTTCACTTAACATTTTCAGACGATGCACAGCCTAAAATGCGTTTTAGCCTTTCACCACCGCCGCAGAAAGCTATTACCGCCAGCGTAACCTCAACCAAGAGTAGCACAAACATTGACAttagctccagctccagcacCATCACCACCGCGGCTACAACCAGCACcaccaaaacaacaacaaccactttctccaccaccaccaccaacaacaaaaataatatgcTGGGTCATGAGGGGAACAGCTCAAATTCAGCTGCCTCTATTTCTGCATCAGCTGACGAAGATGCCGCCTCGGATTATAATCAATGGCTGCATGCCATGAAACTGGTGGCTCGTCTACCAGGAGGCACACCACCCGAGTTTCGTCGCAAGGTAAATGACGGCCACTTTCTCCATCCACTTGAGACTGAAATATAAACGTATTAAAATCCCTTCAGCTCTGGCTCTCGTTGGCTGACAAATATCTCAAGTCCAAGAATGTTGATTGGACGCAGCAGCGTGAGAAATGCTTTTGCGAGGAATGGCGTGAAGATGACGAAGAGCTGGGCATACAAATTGTCAAGGTGAGTCTGACAGTTTCTAAGATCCAAGTTGAACCTCTTCACAGAGTGTGGAGACACCCTGGCATTGTTTTTTCAGGATTTGCATCGCACTGGTTCTAATTTGTGCACTGGTCCCGCGGGCTCCATTAACCAGGCCAAGCTGAAGCGCATTCTACTCGGCTATGCCCGCTATAATCCCGAGGTGGGCTATTGtcaggtgagtatatagagGGCCACTCATGTCCTTTTGTTTCTCCAACTCTGGCCTTGCTTGCCTTTGCAGGGCTTCAATATGCTGGGTGCTTTGATTCTACAAGTCATGGACAAGGAAGAGGAGGAGTCCATGAAGGTCATGATCTATCTGGTGGAGGGTGTACTGCCAACGGGTTATTTCTATGGTTCAATGGGCGGTCTTCAGGCGGATATGGGAGTCTTTCGCGAGCTTATGCAAACGAAACTGCCGCGTCTGGCCAAGCATTTGCAGCGTTTGCAGGGAGGACCCGTTGAGAATGCCTACGAACCGCCATTGACCAATGTCTTCACCATGCAATGGTTCCTCACCATGTTCTGCACCTGCCTACCCATGTCCTGTGTCCTGCGCGTCTGGGATCTCGTTCTCATCGAAGGCAGTGATGTTCTATTGCGCACTGCCCTCGTCCTGTGGAGTCTATTGGAAGAGTGAGTACATTTTGTCTGAAGCTCTGTGGGTGGtatcgtttcttttttttggcggGTGGGGTCTCTGCTGACAATTGTTTGCTGCTTGTGTGCTCTGCAGCTCAAAACGAAAATGGGAAAAATTTGTGTCAAGGCTTCTCCAAGCCGGCACAAGGTTGTTGGCTGAAATgttttttggcaaaaagttttttacACGCTGTGTGAGAAATGCAATTTACTagttttggtttattttaacCATCTTCAGAATGTTTCTGCTGACATTTCGCAATTTTTATGGCACAACAGATGCAATAAGTTTTCCagataaaaacatttttgttagtttgtaaaaaatgttcaaattgGATAATGAACTTACATTCAAAAGAAGCCCAGGCGACCTTTATAATTGGTTGTGTAATATCAATATTGTGGCATAAAATTCTGGTATCCTTCGATTTCATATAACATCGTcttgatatttattttttagacGTGTCCTTAATGCTCGCACAGCTGATGAGTTCTATGGCAAAATGGGATCTTTCTCGAGTGAATTGCTCAATGGTCATCTTATCGATTCAAATGGTCTAATCGAAAAGGTTGTTAAACTCGGACCCATTGCCGATTTGCGTCATTTGAGGGATAAACATCTATATAACATAGCCCCATTGAGGCATAAACAAGGCATACAGtgagtacaaaaaataaaatgaaaaaattatataacaTACTTTTCTCTCCTTACTAACAGACTCTATTACGATGACGATGATACACATTCGGATGAGGAGCGCATGGCAGTGGCTACCGTGTGGGGTTTAAATTGGGGTCGCCGCGGTTCGGTGGGACCCGGAGCCCCAGCGGGTAGGCAGCCATCTGAACAAAAGGATCGTCTGGCCTTGGATATATCGTTGCTGAAGAAGCAATACGATCGTCTTCGAGAACGTCAGAAGCAGGCCCATGTCATCCTAACTACTGCATGCTCAACAGCAACTCGTCAAACGCCTTCAGCGCAAAGCTCGGTGCCGGTTAATCAGTTACTACAGGGTCGACACGCCATTGTGACCAACAGGGGCAAACGGGTGAGTGCTCCCTTGGGAGCCATACCTCCAGCCCGAAAGCCTTCACTGCCAGCTGTATTGCACGGAAACGGAAAGCCTATGATGGGGGAGAAGCAGTTGCGACGAGGAGAAACCCTACTCTGGCGGGACACGGACACTAGTCGACGGCGAAGAGACAGCCTCACGTGGAAGGAGATCAAAGCAGATCGTGCGGCCATGCTACGCGAAGGAGTTGATTCAAGCTCTCTAAAGACCCAGAAACTTCGCACGCGGTTGGGCAAAAGTGACAGTTCGTCTTACAGTGAGGATAGCGATGGCGATCAGGATGAGAAAGCAGACAacggtggtgctggtggtggctCTAGTACGGACACCAGTCTCTGTGATGACGATGATCCCAAGTCAAGCGAAAAAAGCCCCAAGCGTAAGGCGAAGGTGGCACGtaagctcaaagagaagagTCAGCATTTGGGGTCTCGGGAGTCCAGCGCAGAGCGTCAACGACCGAAATCCTGGGCACCAGGCACGCATGAGATACCCTTTATGTTGATGGGCATGGACAGCGGTGATGAAAAGGAAGCCAAAAAGGAGGAGCAAGACCTGGAGGAAGACAGTGCCACTGAAAGTGGTCGTTTTAGCTATCCTAAGGAACTAGATTGGACTCAGGCGGCAGATAAAGTAGCAAGTTGTGAACTAGAACCATTGGATATTGACAAGATACTGCCTAACACTGCTATTTATCTAAGCACAATCAGTCTAAGTCCGCCCAAGACGGAAGATGTGGGAGATCAGGATGTGATAGAGGAACAACCCATTGTGAAGCAGTTTGACGTTAGTGATTCTGGGGTAACAAATCAATATTTTGAGCGTGTCAACAGCGTTGAGCGTCCCAATAGGTTGGAGCTCTCATACTCTCTAAACGAGGAGGAGGACTCTACAATGTTAAAAGACGATCGTCAAAGTTCGGattttgaattgaaaattgaacCCGAACCTTCCACTTTAAATAAGGTCCCACAAATTCGGGATGATAACATACCCGGTGAAAACAAAGATGACTACAAGGAGCTTTTGAGCATGACGATAGAAGAGCATAAGCCACCAGCAGCTACAATCACCAGCCAACTGAATGCGAGTCGAAAGCGTCGGGATCCCAGGCGTAAAACGCTAACCAGATCCTCCACAATCGAGATTGAGGAACGTTTTCAGGCCCTCGAACGAACACTGAGCCAAGATCAACCGATTCATAAGTACATACCGAGCACTGCAGCTCTCGAAGAACGCTATAATAGTCTAGAAAAACAGTTGAGTGCCGAGAAACAGCGGAAGGAGGAGGATCTGGATCGTATACCTTCTACAGCTGATCTAGAATCACGATTTGATGCCTTAACGAAACAAATGAGTTCCAGCGAATCGAGCAATTCCAAGGCCCCACTCGATCTTAATAAAGATCAGCAGCAGCCTGGCGAGAAATCCaaagaaacagaaagaaaatcaaacaaaaaccaaagcaaagAAGGGGAGAAACAAACCCAATCGGAACCTAAAGAAACTGCATCGGAAAAGGAAAGTCCTggccaaaaagaagaaaccaaAGAAATTGAAGAAGAACAACAGCCACGTCTCAAGAAACTGCCCTCTACAGCCGAACTTGAGGATCGATTTAATGCTTTAGAACGAAAAATGAGCGTACAAAAATCTAGTTCGGCAAAGACAAAGAAAGAGCCACCCGATGAAGAAAAACCTGCCCAAAAAACTGAAGCTCAAACAAAGGAAACTAAATCTAAACAAGAATCAAGCCCACAAAAGACTCCAGAAAACATAGAGACAAGTGAAAAGAGCACGAAAATCAGTAAGGATTCAAATGAGGTTAAGGATAAAGCCGATGAGGTAAAACGAAAAGTTCCACCTTCAACCGAGGAGTTGGAAAAGCGTTTCAATGCTTTGGAGAAACAACTTAGTACAACTAATTTGGAAGCTGAGCAACCTACTACTTCTAAGGCAAAGGAAATCAAATCAGAATTACCCAAGCAAACTGAAAATGTAAAAGCGAACAAGCAAGAAATTCAATCACAAAAATCCATCAAGTCTTTCGATGAAAAAGTTAAAGTTATTAATACAAAATTAACAGCCGATGAGCAGAAAATCCAAGACCACGACAAATTGGCCGAAGAAAAACGTAAAAGTCTTGATGAGAAAAGTGAAAGAGCCAGTGGTCAGTTAAAAGAAATGTTGCCTGAGAATGAAACCATTAAATCAAAGACATCTCAACCTGAAGTCGTCCGGGCTGATGTTCAACCCAAAGAACTGGGTAAGCGAAGAGCTTCCGAACCACCATCAACAGAAGATTTGGAGAAACGCTATGAGACACTTAAGCGTCGCATGAGTAGTAAAAATCATTTTGGTAATCTAACAGAATCAGCAGATGAGTCCATGTCAAGGCGAGATCAAGAAGTAATATCCGAGACTTTAGAGACTGGAGAGCCGGAGAGAAAACAATCACCGCCGACAACAGAATATCTGGAAAGTAGGTATGAGAAGCTACATggggaaaacaagaaaacaacgCCCAAGAAAGTGGATGTGGCGATTGAGGCGCATATATCACCACCACCAGCTCCGCCACCACCTCCAAAGCCGAATATCCTAGCTGATCCGGCTATGCATAAGCAACGAGCTCTCATTGAAGAGCTACAGGCGAAAATTCAAGAGCAAGGACAGTCCACGCCTGGTGAAGAGAATCTCAAGCCCAGCGAGATAAATCCACAGCGCAAACAGAGGCAAGAGCAACAACGTCTGCTACAACGGCCCACGACAATGGGAGATGAGACCTCGGAAGCACCTGCAAAGACCGCTTACTACAGATCGGGAAATTACGAACcctggcagcagcagcaccagcagaaGCAGCGAATGGTTCGTCGTTTCTCTGATTTGCCATCAAGAGCCGATCTAGAAAATCGCTTACAATTCCTGGAGAAGCAATTGTACAAGAAATTCTACAAGCAGCGCTGTGCAAGTGATTCCGAAGTTGCATCGCGGACGATCGATGACGAAAAGCCCAGCACATCGGCAGCCCGTGTGGCGGAAGTTCAGCTGGAGCAACGTGTCCTGGCCCTAGAGAAGCAATTAAGTGAGAATAGTCTAAAGCTGCTAGAGGCCATGCGTGTCAACGTGCCCAACGTCGATGGCGGCTCTCCGCGAAGACTAAGCACGGATACGATAGATGCCACTGGCAAGGAACTGGTGCGGTATACACAGAACTTTGGTGAGCTGGACGAGTTGGGTGGAGATGGCTCAAATAAGCCCATTAACATTAGTATCAATATCAAAATGATGCTCAACAaggaacagcaacaacaacgacaacaacaacagcagcagcagcagcaggaggaaAAGGCAGACACTAGGACCAGCACAGAGGATTTAAGGATGCGCTTGGAGCAATTGGAACAGCAATTGATGGAAGAAAGAGCCAAGAACAATGGTTTTGTGGATGTCGAAAGTGCTAATGATGGCGGAGCAGGAGAGGAGGCAAAGCAATTGGATAAATCCGAAACTTCAGTACCGGAAGAACTagaggaaaataaaaagcaagaGAAGGACAGTCACAATCAAACGGTAAAAAGTGATGAAGCTGAAATGACAGAAGATCCAATTGTGGCCACCACCGTGGAAACCATTGAGCCGGAGACAGTGAAAGAAACAAAGACCTTAGAAAACGAGGAGATAGCTCAAGCAACCCAAGAGAAAGCTGCAAAAGCTGAGGAGATCGAAGAGACAACCAaagataaaataaatgaatcaTCTGAAGTCATTCCTAAAGTGGAGGAAACTAAACCGccaacagaaacagaaacccACTGCGAAGAGAAAACTGTAGACTCTGACAAGATTATTGTCAATGCCAGCTCTATTGAACCTCCGGTGGATCCCAATAATAAGACCGTGGTCCTGCTTATGGATAACGAACCTAGAGCTTCGAGAGTGCGCCGTTTGACCCGCGCCAATACCGAAGAACTGGAAGGTCTATTCCAGGCTTTAGAAAAACAACTGCAGGATCGCAATCTAATCAAATCTGAAGATGGGCGGTTAATACGAGCAAGTACGGAACAGAAACAAACTGCAGAACAAGTAGAACAAGCTCAGGCTATAAGCGATCTAACTAAGGAAATCGAAGACTTTACCAGCGGTAAACCAGACGCAAAAAGTGAAGGCGAAACAAAGGAAGATAAGCCAGCAGATGGCGGCGAAGAACCCCCCGACGATTATGATTGGGGTCCCAATCCGGTTAAGCATCATTTGAAACGCAAAACCGTATATTTGCCTTCAACCAAAGAGCTAGAGGCTCGTTTTCGGTCACTGGAACGTCAAATTAAACTACTCGAAGATGTGGAGAAAATCGATGTGGAGCAGCGCTTAAATGAAATTGAACGAAAGATTAAACTGCAGTATTCCTTGTCACATGAGaaagatttaaataaatatctagAGCTCTGCGAAGGCAAGGGCTTAGATGAGGAAGAGGAGCCTATTGTAGATGCATCTCCTCCTTTAACCAAGGATACCCAGCGGTCCCGTAGTCCAGCACGTAAAGAAGCTTCAAAGTCGCCATATACTTCACCATCGCGTAAGGCAGTTGCAAAATCTCCTCATACTTCTCCTGCACGTAAGCCAGCTACAAAATCTCCTTATACCTCGCCTTCCCGTGCTAGTGACAAAAAGCGGAGCCCTTATACCTCGCCAGTACGTCGACAGGCGCATCCCGGTGATTTACCCATCTCCGATGACTTGGAGTACAAGTATCGTGTGCTTGATCTGGTACGTTCCAAATCCAAGGAGAACTTGTCGAAGCGTAAAACTGATCCCAATAAAAAGCCGCCCATTCATCCTCTTGAAATGCTACTTGATCCGAGTCCCGATGACAGCGAGATACCCACAACAGGGGAACTGGAGCACCGCATACGTCTGCTGGATGAAAAGCTAAAGTCGCCCTGCCGCCATAAATCTCGCTCACGTTCACCCACCATCGATGACATGAAACGAAAGAAGCTCTTGGAGGAAAAGCGACCCAAATCGCCGGTTCATACATTGGAACGTTTGGTCAGTTCACCTAACAGACCAGAGCCACCCACTGAGGAGGAACTAGAACAGCGAATGCGTGCCTTGGAAGACGAAAAGCGTTTCGACTTCAAGACCCAAAAGGATTACAAGGCATTCAATCAAAAGCTTAAAGATGTCATCTCACCTTCCCTATCTTTCGAAGAGTTCAAGGCGGCCAAATCGCGTGAACAGAGTCCACGGCGTCAAGGAGCCACAACACCCAAATCAGCAATGCGACGCGACGATACAGATGATTACCGAGGACGCGAGGAGACACCCCATTATCGGCCCACTAGTCCTAAGGTGATACGCTTTCgagatgaggatgaggattATTACAAGGAGAGCCAGCGTCCGAAGTCTCGACAGTCCAGCGAACGAATGGTGGGCACCACAAATCTCGTTTTGCAATGTATTGAGGAGAATACTAAAATTCTTCAACGTATTCTTAAGAAGACTCTTGCAGATCGCagctacagcagcagcattgcAGCAGCAACGGCCAGCAGCTCCGAGGGTCTCGATGCCCTGGGTAGTCGCCTAATGAGAGTAAGTAAAGAGAACTCTATGAAATTCTATGAAATGTGCTAATATCCAATCCGCATTCACAGGAAACCTCGCCAATTACCCGCACTGGGACTCATACTGGTGTGCCGTTACGGACTGGAGAGAATATCAATGATCGTCTAAGTTCTATCAAGGATACCATCAAATCCATTGACACTCTATGCGAGGAGAAACCGTATCAGAAGGAGAAATGCCAACGTTATATTGATTCCCTCTTCTCAGATTCATTGCATTTCGGTTGTAAGAAGAATTCCATGGAGGAGCTAACGCACAGTCGCAGCGAGAGTCGAGGACGTACAGCACAACGATCGAGTGACTATACGCCGGCCATTCGAGTCACCTCAGAGCATCGATCTCTGGGCTCGGCCGACTCGAAGCGCACAAGTCCATTGCGGGCATCCAGTCCGTTGCATCATCATCGCTCGCATAGGGATATCAGTAGGGAGTTATCGCCGCGCAGGCGTCGTGATGCCGAGGATATGGAGGAGCGCGAAAGTAGTAGGGTAAGACGTGATAATATGTTGCCAAATTATTTTCTCGATAATCGTAGCGATTTAAGTAGCGGC is a window encoding:
- the LOC6649543 gene encoding uncharacterized protein LOC6649543 isoform X6, with the protein product MRFSLSPPPQKAITASVTSTKSSTNIDISSSSSTITTAATTSTTKTTTTTFSTTTTNNKNNMLGHEGNSSNSAASISASADEDAASDYNQWLHAMKLVARLPGGTPPEFRRKLWLSLADKYLKSKNVDWTQQREKCFCEEWREDDEELGIQIVKDLHRTGSNLCTGPAGSINQAKLKRILLGYARYNPEVGYCQGFNMLGALILQVMDKEEEESMKVMIYLVEGVLPTGYFYGSMGGLQADMGVFRELMQTKLPRLAKHLQRLQGGPVENAYEPPLTNVFTMQWFLTMFCTCLPMSCVLRVWDLVLIEGSDVLLRTALVLWSLLEERVLNARTADEFYGKMGSFSSELLNGHLIDSNGLIEKVVKLGPIADLRHLRDKHLYNIAPLRHKQGIQLYYDDDDTHSDEERMAVATVWGLNWGRRGSVGPGAPAGRQPSEQKDRLALDISLLKKQYDRLRERQKQAHVILTTACSTATRQTPSAQSSVPVNQLLQGRHAIVTNRGKRVSAPLGAIPPARKPSLPAVLHGNGKPMMGEKQLRRGETLLWRDTDTSRRRRDSLTWKEIKADRAAMLREGVDSSSLKTQKLRTRLGKSDSSSYSEDSDGDQDEKADNGGAGGGSSTDTSLCDDDDPKSSEKSPKRKAKVARKLKEKSQHLGSRESSAERQRPKSWAPGTHEIPFMLMGMDSGDEKEAKKEEQDLEEDSATESGRFSYPKELDWTQAADKVASCELEPLDIDKILPNTAIYLSTISLSPPKTEDVGDQDVIEEQPIVKQFDVSDSGVTNQYFERVNSVERPNRLELSYSLNEEEDSTMLKDDRQSSDFELKIEPEPSTLNKVPQIRDDNIPGENKDDYKELLSMTIEEHKPPAATITSQLNASRKRRDPRRKTLTRSSTIEIEERFQALERTLSQDQPIHKYIPSTAALEERYNSLEKQLSAEKQRKEEDLDRIPSTADLESRFDALTKQMSSSESSNSKAPLDLNKDQQQPGEKSKETERKSNKNQSKEGEKQTQSEPKETASEKESPGQKEETKEIEEEQQPRLKKLPSTAELEDRFNALERKMSVQKSSSAKTKKEPPDEEKPAQKTEAQTKETKSKQESSPQKTPENIETSEKSTKISKDSNEVKDKADEVKRKVPPSTEELEKRFNALEKQLSTTNLEAEQPTTSKAKEIKSELPKQTENVKANKQEIQSQKSIKSFDEKVKVINTKLTADEQKIQDHDKLAEEKRKSLDEKSERASGQLKEMLPENETIKSKTSQPEVVRADVQPKELGKRRASEPPSTEDLEKRYETLKRRMSSKNHFGNLTESADESMSRRDQEVISETLETGEPERKQSPPTTEYLESRYEKLHGENKKTTPKKVDVAIEAHISPPPAPPPPPKPNILADPAMHKQRALIEELQAKIQEQGQSTPGEENLKPSEINPQRKQRQEQQRLLQRPTTMGDETSEAPAKTAYYRSGNYEPWQQQHQQKQRMVRRFSDLPSRADLENRLQFLEKQLYKKFYKQRCASDSEVASRTIDDEKPSTSAARVAEVQLEQRVLALEKQLSENSLKLLEAMRVNVPNVDGGSPRRLSTDTIDATGKELVRYTQNFGELDELGGDGSNKPINISINIKMMLNKEQQQQRQQQQQQQQQEEKADTRTSTEDLRMRLEQLEQQLMEERAKNNGFVDVESANDGGAGEEAKQLDKSETSVPEELEENKKQEKDSHNQTVKSDEAEMTEDPIVATTVETIEPETVKETKTLENEEIAQATQEKAAKAEEIEETTKDKINESSEVIPKVEETKPPTETETHCEEKTVDSDKIIVNASSIEPPVDPNNKTVVLLMDNEPRASRVRRLTRANTEELEGLFQALEKQLQDRNLIKSEDGRLIRASTEQKQTAEQVEQAQAISDLTKEIEDFTSGKPDAKSEGETKEDKPADGGEEPPDDYDWGPNPVKHHLKRKTVYLPSTKELEARFRSLERQIKLLEDVEKIDVEQRLNEIERKIKLQYSLSHEKDLNKYLELCEGKGLDEEEEPIVDASPPLTKDTQRSRSPARKEASKSPYTSPSRKAVAKSPHTSPARKPATKSPYTSPSRASDKKRSPYTSPVRRQAHPGDLPISDDLEYKYRVLDLVRSKSKENLSKRKTDPNKKPPIHPLEMLLDPSPDDSEIPTTGELEHRIRLLDEKLKSPCRHKSRSRSPTIDDMKRKKLLEEKRPKSPVHTLERLVSSPNRPEPPTEEELEQRMRALEDEKRFDFKTQKDYKAFNQKLKDVISPSLSFEEFKAAKSREQSPRRQGATTPKSAMRRDDTDDYRGREETPHYRPTSPKVIRFRDEDEDYYKESQRPKSRQSSERMVGTTNLVLQCIEENTKILQRILKKTLADRSYSSSIAAATASSSEGLDALGSRLMRETSPITRTGTHTGVPLRTGENINDRLSSIKDTIKSIDTLCEEKPYQKEKCQRYIDSLFSDSLHFGCKKNSMEELTHSRSESRGRTAQRSSDYTPAIRVTSEHRSLGSADSKRTSPLRASSPLHHHRSHRDISRELSPRRRRDAEDMEERESSRVRRDNMLPNYFLDNRSDLSSGSSLTKFHKVDRQLEETCAKYEADDRRSASRTPLSSPYESRTTATRYNNNNNTGTGTTTTTTADTFQRPVSPYRQPYDPYRRNVNAPSPVPVYQPAKLEIRHTTVTSTFYDRFLTEKQIEKQTLSRPPSRSPVVSPSASIAKSDTDLPGTVSSASASASASQFASSYSSAAYKPTVTTAIMSSSYAGTATSHFTSSLPTSNYSYLMSTSTNATTTTTSSSSTTGGSSGGYVPYNFSSSFSNRHSDPIANSSGISSGSTGVYNPMMSFTLREPTSASGSLLGQYAYKSSFVSNYSSSSNQMPKSPSTSDQDKL